The following proteins are co-located in the Triticum aestivum cultivar Chinese Spring chromosome 1A, IWGSC CS RefSeq v2.1, whole genome shotgun sequence genome:
- the LOC123182141 gene encoding uncharacterized protein has translation MAVKVVAGKTPAAQPKSVGRRLWRLARTVVYLLRRGALSSGRKLAMDLHRSRDASKALAGFANFHRRGAARSCSSFVAAKHRDDETAGCYNSYDAADIARAFEMLNDGGRHLFDDEDGGLAAATSSPAAWASPAFGRSAATGQLRIIDSPFTAGEHQQVDRKADEFIRRFYQQLRAQKSVSATPESRGHVPRLVAAQF, from the coding sequence ATGGCTGTCAAGGTCGTCGCCGGGAAGACCCCTGCCGCTCAGCCCAAGAGCGTGGGGCGGCGGCTGTGGCGCCTGGCGCGCACCGTCGTCTACCTTCTGCGCCGCGGCGCGCTGTCGTCCGGGCGTAAGCTCGCCATGGACCTCCACCGCAGCAGGGACGCCAGCAAGGCCCTCGCCGGCTTCGCCAACTTCCACCGCCGCGGCGCGGCTCGCTCTTGCTCCTCCTTCGTCGCAGCGAAGCACCGTGACGACGAAACCGCCGGCTGTTACAACAGCTACGACGCGGCAGACATCGCGAGGGCGTTCGAGATGCTCAACGACGGCGGGCGGCACCTCTTCGACGACGAGGATGGGGGGCTCGCGGCGGCGACGTCCTCTCCCGCCGCGTGGGCGTCGCCGGCCTTCGGGCGCAGCGCGGCTACGGGCCAGCTGCGCATCATCGACTCGCCGTTCACGGCGGGCGAGCACCAGCAGGTGGACAGGAAAGCCGACGAGTTCATCAGGAGGTTCTACCAGCAACTGCGTGCCCAGAAGAGCGTCTCCGCCACGCCGGAAAGCCGCGGCCACGTCCCAAGGCTGGTCGCCGCTCAATTTTAG